Proteins from a single region of Melanotaenia boesemani isolate fMelBoe1 chromosome 3, fMelBoe1.pri, whole genome shotgun sequence:
- the LOC121637405 gene encoding probable nuclear hormone receptor HR38, with protein MPCVQTQHASLPHDNYFSSEFLNPDFSAKLVMDISGQKDPLSSSSLPSINTLVGNGYVGEFDAYSCKISTSPPSSTISFNHTAAESSSPQIQNQAFKLDDLQVYGCYPGSFALSCLDETLSSCGSDYYGSPIYSTASPPTPGFQTESAPVWDSPFSPFPPAPPSSADKAAMAQSFSFFTFSPGPEHHSSLGQHQDAQPNQDDSFFLSPQQHVSSLHCPAMSLEQGSLESSRVVDGSMMSPKTPNPGSSESHCAVCGDNASCQHYGVRTCEGCKGFFKRTVQKNAKYVCLANKDCPVDKRRRNRCQFCRFQKCLAVGMVKEVVRTDGLKGRRGRLPSKPKTMIEASSTTSSVNIIASLVSAHSNSNPAIGKLDYSKYQEKTDILKEKEDAGDIQQFYDLLTGSLDVIRKWSQAIPGFPDFCTEDQELLLESAFVELFILRLAYRSNPEKNKLIFCNGLVLHRQQCVRSFGGWIDSIMAFSQSLHRMNLDISLFACLAALVIVTDRHGLKEPRRVEDFQSNLITCLREHVSGNGSEPSRTHPNYLSRLLGKLPELRTLCTQGLQRIFYLKLEDLVPPPPIVEKIFMDTLPF; from the exons ATGCCCTGTGTACAAACCCAGCATGCATCCCTGCCCCATGACAACTACTTCAGCTCTGAGTTCTTAAACCCTGACTTCAGTGCCAAACTGGTGATGGACATCAGTGGCCAAAAGGACCCGCTGTCTTCATCTTCACTGCCCAGTATAAACACCTTGGTAGGAAATGGGTACGTGGGGGAGTTTGATGCTTACTCCTGCAAGATTTCtacctctcctccctcctctacCATTTCTTTCAACCACACTGCAGCTGAAAGCTCCAGCCCACAGATACAGAACCAAGCCTTCAAGCTGGATGATCTCCAGGTGTATGGCTGCTACCCAGGATCTTTTGCACTCAGCTGCCTTGATGAAACACTCTCATCTTGTGGGTCTGACTACTATGGCAGCCCTATCTATTCCACTGCTTCTCCTCCAACACCAGGCTTTCAGACAGAGTCCGCACCTGTTTGGGATTCCCCTTTCAGCCCCTTCCCCCCAGCCCCCCCATCATCAGCGGATAAGGCCGCCATGGCTCAGTCATTCTCTTTTTTCACCTTCAGCCCTGGTCCCGAGCACCACTCTTCCTTGGGGCAGCATCAGGATGCTCAACCCAATCAGGACGATTCGTTTTTCCTATCTCCTCAGCAGCATGTCTCTTCACTTCATTGCCCTGCCATGTCTCTGGAACAAGGTTCTCTGGAAAGCTCCAGAGTGGTGGATGGATCCATGATGTCTCCTAAAACCCCAAACCCAGGATCCAGTGAGAGCCATTGTGCAGTTTGTGGTGACAATGCATCCTGTCAACACTATGGAGTGCGCACCTGTGAGGGATGCAAAGGTTTCTTTAAG CGAACCGTCCAGAAAAATGCAAAGTATGTGTGCCTTGCCAATAAAGACTGTCCAGTAGACAAGAGGAGGAGAAACCGATGCCAATTCTGCCGTTTCCAGAAATGTCTCGCGGTGGGAATGGTCAAAGAAG TTGTTCGCACAGACGGCCTCAAAGGCCGCAGAGGTCGCCTGCCCTCCAAACCCAAGACTATGATTGAGGCTTCATCCACAACCTCCAGTGTCAACATCATAGCTTCTCTTGTCAGTGCTCATTCAAACTCAAACCCAGCCATTGGAAAACTTGACTACTCTAAG TATCAGGAAAAGACTGATATTTTGAAAGAAAAGGAGGATGCCGGTGATATCCAACAGTTTTATGACCTGCTGACTGGTAGCCTGGATGTTATAAGAAAGTGGTCTCAAGCTATCCCAGGATTCCCAGATTTCTGCACAGAGGACCAGGAACTGCTTCTTGAATCTGCTTTTGTTGAGCTCTTCATCCTCCGCCTGGCATACAG GTCAAATCCAGAGAAGAACAAGTTGATCTTCTGTAACGGTTTGGTCCTCCACCGACAGCAGTGTGTTCGCAGTTTTGGTGGCTGGATTGACTCCATCATGGCTTTTTCCCAGAGCCTTCACCGCATGAACTTAGACATCTCATTGTTTGCCTGCCTAGCGGCGCTCGTCATCGTCACTG ATCGGCATGGTCTCAAAGAGCCCAGGCGAGTGGAGGATTTTCAGAGTAATCTTATCACTTGTTTAAGGGAGCATGTGAGTGGAAATGGATCAGAACCAAGCCGGACCCACCCCAACTACCTTTCTCGTCTTCTGGGAAAACTCCCCGAGCTGAGGACTCTGTGCACACAGGGCCTGCAGCGTATCTTTTACCTGAAACTGGAGGACCTGGTCCCTCCTCCACCAATAGTGGAGAAAATCTTTATGGATACACTGccattctga